The window GTCGTACGCCGGCTACGACGTCACACGTTACATCCTTCTGCAGCTCACCGCGCATGCCGGGAAGCCGCTCCACGAGGCGTTTCACGACGCACCACCGTATCAAGGGCTCGGCCTTCGGTTTGACTTCAGAAACGGGAACGTGAACGAGGCCATCTACTTCCACCGGTACAAGGACGGAGCTTCAGAGCTGCTGCGTTAGCGGCGGGGAACAGCGCCTCTAACGGACTGTT of the Rhodothermales bacterium genome contains:
- a CDS encoding amino acid ABC transporter substrate-binding protein, with amino-acid sequence SYAGYDVTRYILLQLTAHAGKPLHEAFHDAPPYQGLGLRFDFRNGNVNEAIYFHRYKDGASELLR